A genomic window from Streptomyces sp. MST-110588 includes:
- a CDS encoding MFS transporter, whose amino-acid sequence MAFSPTASTGPTVPADTAGSAGCTGFTAPSVPPADRRRYFRAAVASFFCSGLLLSSWMARIPAVKENTGIPAGLFGTVLTVCVVGTLLSMQVAGPLIARLGSRTVIRWGVPLMAAGLWGVSSAKGAVQLGATLLLFGLADGLVTVGINVQGVTVEKLTGRPCLNSCHASWSVGALVGALLGGGATWAGWGTGAHFLAVGALTTLASYPVLRGLAAPGAPAAASMPASGPVSARRGGWSGRVLALGGLGLCCLVAQGALQDWGALFLREERGASPFAATLGYLAFCTTLTLGRMAGDRLRARFRPATVVRLFALTAVLGLAVSLTASSQASTIGGFAVFGWGLSILDPVINSAAGHGAGDGGREETTSTAIAHVATLGHVGLLLGPPLIGWLTELVGIGWALVLPGVAVCAVGLAAAYIARAFAPSAVEGSASLEDSARADGTPPVGDSPSV is encoded by the coding sequence ATGGCCTTTTCTCCAACAGCTTCGACGGGTCCGACGGTTCCGGCCGATACGGCCGGTTCTGCCGGTTGTACAGGTTTTACGGCGCCGTCGGTCCCACCGGCCGATCGGCGCCGGTACTTCCGTGCCGCCGTCGCGTCGTTCTTCTGCAGCGGATTGTTACTTTCTTCGTGGATGGCCAGGATTCCGGCCGTAAAAGAGAACACCGGCATACCGGCGGGCCTCTTCGGCACCGTACTCACCGTGTGCGTCGTGGGCACCCTGCTCTCGATGCAGGTCGCGGGGCCGCTCATCGCACGGCTGGGCAGCCGGACCGTCATCCGCTGGGGCGTCCCCCTGATGGCCGCCGGGCTGTGGGGCGTCTCATCGGCCAAGGGCGCGGTCCAACTCGGGGCGACACTGCTCCTCTTCGGGCTCGCCGACGGCCTGGTCACCGTGGGAATCAATGTGCAGGGCGTCACCGTGGAGAAGCTGACCGGGCGCCCGTGCCTGAATTCCTGTCATGCGTCCTGGAGCGTGGGGGCGCTGGTCGGCGCGCTGCTCGGCGGGGGTGCCACCTGGGCCGGCTGGGGAACGGGCGCACACTTCCTGGCGGTCGGCGCGCTGACCACGCTCGCCTCGTACCCGGTTCTGCGCGGCCTGGCGGCGCCCGGCGCCCCGGCCGCCGCTTCCATGCCGGCCTCCGGGCCCGTCTCCGCCCGTCGGGGCGGGTGGAGCGGGCGCGTCCTGGCGCTGGGCGGACTGGGACTGTGCTGCCTGGTCGCCCAAGGAGCGCTACAGGACTGGGGCGCGCTGTTCCTGCGGGAGGAGCGGGGCGCGTCCCCGTTCGCCGCGACACTGGGGTACCTCGCCTTCTGTACGACGCTCACCCTCGGCCGGATGGCCGGTGACCGGCTGCGGGCACGGTTCCGGCCCGCCACCGTGGTCCGCCTGTTCGCCCTCACTGCCGTACTCGGCCTCGCCGTCTCCCTCACCGCTTCGTCGCAGGCGTCCACGATCGGGGGCTTCGCGGTCTTCGGGTGGGGGCTGTCCATTCTCGACCCGGTCATCAACAGTGCCGCCGGTCACGGCGCGGGGGACGGCGGACGGGAGGAGACGACCAGCACGGCCATCGCACATGTGGCCACCCTCGGCCACGTCGGTCTGCTGCTCGGCCCGCCCTTGATCGGCTGGCTGACGGAGCTGGTGGGCATCGGGTGGGCGCTCGTCCTGCCGGGTGTGGCGGTGTGCGCCGTCGGCCTGGCCGCCGCCTACATCGCCCGGGCCTTCGCCCCGTCTGCGGTGGAAGGTTCCGCCTCCCTGGAGGATTCTGCTCGCGCGGATGGCACTCCTCCCGTGGGCGACTCTCCTTCCGTTTGA
- the murC gene encoding UDP-N-acetylmuramate--L-alanine ligase, whose product MKESVPTTAGDAPLDRVHFIGAGGIGMSGIARILLARGATVSGSDAKENANITALRALGARVHIGHAAANLGQARTVVVSNAIPEHNPELREARRRGLAVVHRATALASVMAGRRGVAVAGTVGKTSTTSMLTVLARGCGTDPSYVIGGNLNESEPSNARQGGGELFIVEADESDSSFLRLSPDAAVVTNIGAEDHLDLHGSAENYARAFERFADRIAATGFLVAGADDAGANRLVRYARDKVRVRTFGESPTADLRLSDVAVTPDGTTYKAFLDGVPLPPVRIGVPGRHMALNSAAALLTALELGLPADRAVEGLASYRGVHRRFEYKGEAGGVRVYDDYANFPTKVREQLRAARVVAGPGRLIVAFQPSLFSSTQRFAAEFGAALGAADEVLVLDVSRAREKPVPGVSGALVADAVPLPAGRVRYVPATSEVAPALAELALPDDLVLTMGSGDVTLVGPELLALLGGRGRP is encoded by the coding sequence ATGAAGGAGTCCGTACCGACCACAGCCGGTGACGCCCCGCTCGACCGGGTGCACTTCATCGGTGCCGGCGGGATCGGCATGAGCGGCATCGCGCGCATCCTGCTCGCCCGTGGTGCCACAGTCTCCGGGAGCGACGCCAAGGAGAACGCCAACATCACCGCGTTACGCGCGCTCGGCGCCCGGGTGCACATCGGCCATGCCGCGGCGAACCTCGGCCAGGCGCGTACGGTCGTGGTTTCCAACGCCATTCCGGAGCACAATCCCGAGCTGCGCGAGGCCCGGCGGCGCGGGCTGGCGGTGGTTCACCGCGCCACGGCGCTGGCGTCCGTCATGGCGGGCCGGCGCGGTGTCGCGGTGGCCGGCACGGTCGGCAAGACCTCGACCACCTCGATGCTGACCGTCCTCGCGCGCGGCTGCGGTACGGATCCCTCGTACGTGATCGGCGGCAACCTCAACGAGTCGGAACCGTCCAACGCCCGCCAGGGCGGCGGGGAGCTGTTCATCGTCGAGGCGGACGAGAGCGACAGCTCGTTCCTGCGGCTCTCCCCGGACGCCGCGGTGGTCACCAACATCGGCGCCGAGGACCATCTCGACCTGCACGGCTCCGCCGAGAACTACGCCCGGGCGTTCGAGCGCTTCGCCGACCGGATCGCGGCCACGGGATTCCTGGTGGCCGGCGCCGACGATGCCGGTGCGAACCGGCTGGTCCGCTACGCCCGCGACAAGGTGCGGGTGCGGACCTTCGGCGAGTCCCCCACCGCCGACCTGCGGCTGTCCGATGTCGCCGTCACTCCCGACGGCACCACGTACAAGGCGTTCCTGGACGGTGTGCCGCTGCCGCCGGTACGGATCGGCGTACCGGGCCGGCACATGGCGCTGAACTCCGCCGCCGCGCTGCTGACCGCCCTCGAACTGGGGCTGCCCGCCGACCGTGCCGTCGAGGGCCTGGCGTCCTACCGCGGAGTGCACCGGCGCTTCGAGTACAAGGGGGAGGCCGGCGGTGTACGGGTCTACGACGACTACGCCAACTTCCCCACCAAGGTGCGCGAACAGCTCCGGGCCGCGCGCGTCGTGGCCGGCCCGGGACGGCTGATCGTGGCGTTCCAGCCCTCCTTGTTCAGCAGCACGCAGCGGTTCGCCGCCGAGTTCGGCGCCGCGCTGGGAGCCGCCGACGAGGTGCTGGTCCTGGACGTCTCCAGGGCCCGGGAGAAGCCGGTCCCCGGGGTGAGCGGTGCGCTGGTGGCCGATGCGGTACCGCTGCCCGCCGGACGGGTGCGCTACGTGCCCGCCACATCCGAAGTGGCGCCCGCGCTCGCGGAACTGGCCTTGCCCGACGACCTCGTACTGACGATGGGCAGCGGCGATGTCACCCTGGTGGGGCCCGAACTGCTCGCCCTGCTCGGCGGGCGCGGGCGCCCATGA
- a CDS encoding MFS transporter yields MPDPGAPLWEREFALFFIARSVAKFGDGMVPVALSAGLVLAGRGATSVSFALGAWTACFGGFVLFGGVLADRFSPRRMMVFADLMRLAAIAVLAVAFAAGDPALWLVYALSALSGVGAALFQPGIASTIPAIVADVQRANAVIRVSESLMTMAGPAAAGALVGVIGPAGLYGVNAATFGVSGLCLALMRRGPAALGSRTQSMLGDLVEGWREFRSRGWLWGVIAVWTGYSLLVLGPMVPLQTVLITEEHGATALGVMMAVFGAGNAAGALLAMRIRPRRPLASGAVALSGVSVHVFALAVGAPPPLLGAAFFAGGAAVAYWVVMWSTAVQTHLPPRVLNRLHAYDVAGSVLTLAAGRTLAGPAADWLSPRALLLGGAVVNVLVIAVLLLAPAIRRLPRAQASGR; encoded by the coding sequence GTGCCGGATCCCGGGGCCCCGTTGTGGGAGCGCGAGTTCGCACTCTTCTTCATCGCCCGGAGCGTGGCCAAGTTCGGTGACGGCATGGTGCCTGTCGCCCTGTCGGCCGGGCTGGTGCTGGCGGGGCGCGGGGCCACCTCCGTATCGTTCGCGCTGGGCGCCTGGACCGCCTGCTTCGGCGGCTTCGTGCTCTTCGGCGGGGTGCTGGCCGACCGCTTCTCGCCCCGCCGGATGATGGTCTTCGCCGATCTGATGAGGCTTGCCGCCATCGCGGTGCTCGCGGTGGCGTTCGCCGCCGGCGACCCGGCACTGTGGCTGGTGTACGCGCTGAGCGCGCTCAGCGGCGTCGGTGCCGCGCTGTTCCAGCCCGGTATAGCCAGCACGATCCCGGCGATCGTCGCCGATGTGCAGCGTGCCAATGCCGTCATAAGGGTCTCGGAGTCGCTGATGACCATGGCGGGGCCGGCCGCCGCCGGAGCACTCGTCGGCGTGATCGGTCCGGCCGGCCTGTACGGGGTCAACGCGGCCACCTTCGGGGTGAGCGGGCTGTGCCTGGCGCTGATGCGCCGGGGGCCCGCCGCCCTGGGCAGCCGCACGCAGTCGATGCTGGGCGACCTCGTCGAGGGCTGGCGGGAGTTCCGGTCCCGCGGCTGGCTGTGGGGCGTCATCGCGGTCTGGACGGGGTATTCGCTCCTGGTGCTGGGGCCGATGGTCCCGCTGCAGACCGTACTGATCACCGAGGAGCACGGCGCCACGGCGCTGGGCGTGATGATGGCGGTGTTCGGCGCGGGCAACGCGGCCGGCGCGCTGCTGGCGATGCGGATACGCCCCCGCCGCCCGCTGGCCTCCGGCGCCGTGGCGCTGTCCGGTGTGTCCGTCCATGTCTTCGCGCTGGCGGTGGGCGCGCCGCCGCCGCTGCTCGGCGCGGCGTTCTTCGCCGGGGGTGCGGCGGTGGCGTACTGGGTCGTGATGTGGTCCACCGCGGTCCAGACGCATCTGCCGCCGCGGGTGCTCAACCGGCTGCACGCCTATGACGTCGCCGGGTCCGTGCTCACCCTCGCCGCGGGCCGGACGCTGGCGGGCCCGGCGGCCGATTGGCTGTCCCCGCGCGCCCTCCTGCTGGGCGGTGCGGTGGTCAACGTCCTGGTCATCGCGGTGCTGCTGCTCGCGCCCGCGATCCGCCGGCTGCCGCGCGCGCAGGCGTCCGGAAGGTGA
- a CDS encoding non-ribosomal peptide synthetase: MSSSTDAGTPPGRPAIGDGGPDALPAYGRGTPLPRPEPAPVHELVARFARTTPARTAVRAGSSAITYRELDLWAGRIAARLTAAGVCRGDRVGILVRPSTTMVAAVLGTLRAQAAYVPVDLAHPDRRIADVLADARVTVALADETARPRLRGAAVPLVRAEETAEEDDDPGHRAAAAPADGASPAPVGAADPAYLIYTSGSTGEPKGVLVEHGQLTASTHARRLVYPGVPVFLLVSPLAFDSSVAGLWGTLTAGGRLIVASPEEVRDPERLVGLVERHRVTRLLCVPPLYGVLLDAAERLGMERLRTLESVTVAGEPLPRTLMERHFALHPRQVALVNEYGPTEATVWASYRRYDTPGPVSIGGPVPGTRLHVLDENLRPVPPGTEGELFIGGSGVARGYFGRPEATAQAFLDDPYADEDGARMYRTGDRVRWNAEGTLDYLGRLDHQVKIRGHRVELGAVEEELRALEGVRDAVVLPDGSGARLTGFVLAPVGTDTESLRRRLGERLPAAMVPSRIDVLDGFPVTVNGKVDRAGLRRRADLAATAPAVRTDGGPAPANGAPATDRGNITARVAAAWAEVLTTRDIPQDVNFFDLGGHSLTMFQLQDALERHTGSRPSVVSLFRHTTVLAQAALISGEGGTQGAPRDRRQAAARQAQAVRARRRRETQEPAQ; encoded by the coding sequence ATGTCATCGTCGACAGACGCCGGTACGCCGCCCGGCCGGCCGGCCATCGGTGACGGCGGCCCTGACGCGCTGCCGGCGTACGGGCGCGGCACGCCGCTGCCCCGTCCAGAGCCCGCGCCGGTGCACGAACTGGTGGCCCGCTTCGCCCGTACGACACCGGCCCGCACCGCCGTACGCGCCGGGAGCAGCGCGATCACCTACCGGGAACTGGACCTGTGGGCCGGGCGGATCGCGGCCCGGCTCACCGCGGCGGGGGTGTGCCGCGGCGACCGGGTCGGCATCCTGGTCAGGCCCTCGACCACCATGGTCGCCGCGGTGCTGGGCACGTTGCGGGCCCAGGCGGCATACGTACCGGTGGACCTCGCGCACCCGGACCGGCGGATCGCCGACGTCCTCGCCGACGCGCGAGTCACCGTGGCCCTGGCCGACGAGACGGCCCGCCCCCGGCTGCGCGGTGCCGCGGTGCCTCTCGTACGGGCCGAGGAGACCGCGGAAGAGGACGACGACCCCGGCCACCGGGCCGCCGCCGCGCCCGCGGACGGCGCGTCCCCGGCCCCCGTCGGCGCCGCCGACCCCGCCTACCTCATCTACACCTCGGGCAGCACCGGCGAGCCGAAGGGCGTCCTGGTCGAGCACGGGCAACTGACCGCCTCGACCCACGCCCGGCGTCTGGTGTACCCGGGAGTGCCGGTGTTCCTGCTGGTCTCACCGCTCGCCTTCGACTCCTCCGTGGCCGGCCTGTGGGGGACGCTCACCGCCGGGGGCCGGCTGATCGTGGCCTCGCCCGAGGAAGTACGCGACCCGGAGCGGCTGGTGGGGCTCGTGGAGCGGCACCGGGTGACGCGGCTGCTGTGCGTGCCCCCGCTCTACGGCGTGCTGCTCGACGCCGCCGAGCGGCTCGGCATGGAACGGCTGCGCACCCTGGAGTCCGTGACCGTGGCCGGGGAACCGCTGCCGCGGACCCTGATGGAGCGCCATTTCGCGCTGCATCCCCGGCAGGTCGCCCTGGTCAACGAGTACGGGCCCACCGAGGCCACCGTATGGGCCAGTTACCGCCGCTACGACACTCCGGGCCCGGTGTCCATCGGCGGACCCGTCCCCGGCACCCGGCTCCACGTGCTGGACGAGAACCTCCGGCCGGTGCCGCCCGGCACGGAGGGCGAGCTGTTCATCGGCGGTTCCGGGGTCGCACGCGGCTACTTCGGCCGCCCGGAAGCCACGGCCCAAGCCTTCCTGGACGATCCGTACGCGGACGAGGACGGCGCCCGCATGTACCGTACGGGCGACCGCGTGCGCTGGAACGCCGAAGGCACGCTGGACTACCTGGGCCGCCTCGATCACCAGGTCAAGATCCGCGGACACCGGGTGGAACTCGGCGCCGTGGAGGAAGAGCTGCGGGCCCTGGAGGGCGTCCGCGACGCCGTCGTCCTGCCCGACGGCTCCGGGGCCCGGCTGACCGGCTTCGTCCTCGCCCCGGTCGGCACCGACACCGAGTCCCTGCGCCGGCGCCTCGGCGAGAGGCTGCCGGCGGCCATGGTCCCCAGCCGGATCGATGTGCTCGACGGTTTCCCGGTCACCGTCAACGGCAAGGTGGACCGCGCCGGGCTGCGCCGTCGCGCGGACCTTGCGGCGACGGCCCCGGCCGTCCGTACGGACGGCGGCCCCGCCCCGGCGAACGGCGCCCCCGCCACCGACCGGGGGAACATCACCGCGCGGGTGGCCGCCGCCTGGGCGGAAGTCCTGACCACCCGCGACATCCCCCAGGACGTCAACTTCTTCGACCTCGGCGGCCACTCGCTCACCATGTTCCAGCTCCAGGACGCCCTGGAGCGCCACACCGGGTCACGGCCGTCGGTCGTCTCGCTCTTCCGGCACACCACCGTGCTGGCCCAGGCCGCCCTGATCAGCGGCGAGGGCGGTACGCAGGGAGCGCCGCGCGACCGGCGGCAGGCCGCCGCCCGGCAAGCCCAGGCGGTACGCGCCAGGCGCCGCCGTGAGACCCAGGAGCCCGCACAGTGA
- a CDS encoding alpha/beta fold hydrolase: MPHDVMPRPDPTVWFQRLTARPGGRQRLICFPHAGGSAPFFRDWGERLPGTEVHSVRYPGRGERLAEPSPTDLGELGREIAEALTPLADLPLALFGHSMGAVVALETARALEERGIRPAHLFASGSRNAPLPAPEELDTEDDADAVCERLVALGGTDAEMAADPAFRELVLPYILSDSRMFTSYAHRPGPVLRCPVTTIVGDRDEDADRRPWPELTDGGFCEHIVRGDHFYLIQEPPFALLRTALDATPIP; the protein is encoded by the coding sequence ATGCCGCACGATGTCATGCCGCGCCCCGATCCCACGGTCTGGTTCCAGCGCCTCACCGCGCGGCCCGGCGGCCGGCAGCGGCTCATCTGCTTCCCGCACGCCGGCGGATCGGCCCCCTTCTTCCGTGACTGGGGGGAGCGGCTGCCCGGTACCGAGGTGCACAGCGTCCGCTACCCGGGGCGCGGCGAGCGGCTCGCCGAGCCTTCCCCCACCGACCTGGGCGAGCTGGGGCGGGAGATCGCCGAGGCGCTCACCCCTCTGGCGGACCTGCCGCTCGCCCTGTTCGGGCACAGCATGGGCGCGGTGGTGGCCCTGGAAACGGCCCGGGCCCTGGAGGAGCGCGGCATCCGCCCCGCCCACCTGTTCGCCTCCGGTTCGCGCAACGCGCCGCTGCCGGCCCCCGAGGAGCTGGACACGGAGGACGACGCCGACGCCGTGTGCGAACGGCTGGTCGCCCTGGGGGGCACCGACGCCGAAATGGCGGCGGACCCCGCCTTCCGGGAGCTGGTCCTCCCCTACATCCTCAGTGACAGCCGCATGTTCACCTCGTACGCCCATCGGCCCGGACCGGTCCTGCGGTGTCCGGTGACGACGATCGTCGGGGACCGGGACGAGGACGCCGACCGCCGGCCCTGGCCGGAGCTGACCGACGGCGGCTTCTGCGAGCACATCGTCCGGGGCGATCACTTCTACCTGATCCAGGAACCGCCCTTCGCGCTGCTGCGCACGGCCCTGGACGCCACGCCGATCCCGTAG
- a CDS encoding alpha/beta hydrolase, producing the protein MTGAYVTGAGRSDGDGERSEGGEAVPAGPPPPLDRELAEPLRAILAGLPGPLTLELVADRRARTAAGSLSDDAIRRGGAFELEERVVPGAAGSPGLPLLICRPTATPGPHPVIYNTHGGGMVAGGPRTAELSGELDRAQELQLAVVAVDYRLAPEHPDPAPVEDCYAGLRWVAAHAAGLGLDGERIVISGNSAGGCLAAGVSLLARDRGGPRLLGQMLQCPMLDDRCETPSMAQMARVGMWDGLSNRAGWTALLGDRRGTGEVSCYTAPGRATDLAGLPPAFIDVGSVEALRDEAIAFATRIWQAGGEAELHVWSGAFHSFDEWVPQAVVSRGAQRARADWLRRLLHR; encoded by the coding sequence ATGACCGGCGCATACGTGACCGGCGCCGGACGAAGCGACGGGGACGGCGAGAGGAGTGAGGGGGGTGAGGCCGTCCCGGCCGGCCCGCCGCCGCCCTTGGACCGCGAGCTGGCGGAGCCGCTGCGCGCCATCCTCGCCGGCCTGCCGGGACCGCTGACGTTGGAACTCGTGGCAGACCGCCGGGCCCGTACGGCCGCCGGCTCCCTGTCGGACGACGCGATCCGCCGCGGCGGGGCCTTCGAGCTGGAGGAGCGAGTGGTACCGGGGGCCGCCGGCTCCCCCGGGCTCCCGCTGCTCATCTGCCGGCCGACAGCCACGCCCGGCCCGCACCCGGTCATCTACAACACCCACGGCGGCGGCATGGTGGCGGGCGGCCCCCGCACCGCGGAGCTGTCGGGCGAGCTGGACCGGGCGCAGGAGCTGCAACTGGCCGTGGTGGCCGTGGACTACCGGCTCGCCCCCGAACACCCCGACCCGGCACCGGTGGAGGACTGCTACGCCGGTCTGCGCTGGGTGGCGGCGCACGCCGCCGGGCTGGGCCTGGACGGGGAACGGATCGTCATCAGCGGCAACAGCGCGGGCGGCTGCCTGGCCGCCGGCGTCTCGCTGCTCGCCCGGGACCGGGGCGGCCCCCGGCTACTGGGCCAGATGCTCCAGTGCCCCATGCTCGACGACCGGTGCGAGACGCCCTCGATGGCCCAGATGGCGCGGGTCGGGATGTGGGACGGGCTCTCCAACCGGGCGGGCTGGACCGCCCTGCTGGGTGACCGGCGGGGCACCGGCGAGGTGTCCTGCTACACGGCCCCTGGCCGGGCCACCGACCTGGCGGGCCTGCCGCCCGCGTTCATCGACGTCGGTTCCGTCGAGGCCCTGCGGGACGAGGCCATCGCCTTCGCGACCCGTATCTGGCAGGCCGGCGGCGAGGCCGAACTGCACGTCTGGTCAGGCGCCTTCCACAGCTTCGACGAATGGGTGCCGCAGGCCGTGGTCTCGCGCGGCGCGCAGCGCGCGCGGGCCGACTGGCTGCGCCGGCTGCTGCACCGCTGA
- a CDS encoding glycosyltransferase family 2 protein — protein sequence MSDDLKLSIVIPYKQRLDNIRAVFTSLVDQTMDRARFEVVVGVMEYAPEYVALCREFTDRLSIVSVLTTGEWNTSRARNLGIRHASGQIVMVLDADVVLAPVALENLYERHFRHGQNVCVLGQVFGYDEVVGSDVETVQVQPYDHYRKLLADLETADRARLDPRWSAEYAPALARFPWAFARTGLMALPTATVRAHGLLLDEDFPGWGPEDQEWGLRISRTGTPLVLGQDVYGLHLPHRRDFAAQDRSATLSNRYYLAKWPRLDLELALAFGGWLEADRLCPDAERELARASGGRSLGVVRATVGERSVLFVGAVLDASGEAADPEVRALLGGGARAEVLPLAGFALPFADRSVDECRVLAPVARLSERYRDAVHREAERVACRLLVPAGAADR from the coding sequence GTGAGCGACGACCTGAAGCTGAGCATCGTGATCCCGTACAAGCAGCGTCTGGACAACATCCGGGCCGTCTTCACCTCGCTGGTGGACCAGACGATGGACCGCGCACGGTTCGAAGTCGTGGTCGGCGTGATGGAGTACGCCCCGGAATACGTCGCGCTGTGCCGGGAGTTCACCGACCGGCTGAGCATCGTCTCGGTGCTCACCACCGGGGAGTGGAACACCAGCCGGGCCCGGAACCTGGGCATCCGGCACGCGTCCGGCCAGATCGTCATGGTGCTCGACGCGGATGTCGTGCTCGCCCCCGTGGCGCTGGAGAACCTCTACGAACGGCACTTCCGGCACGGGCAGAACGTCTGCGTCCTCGGGCAGGTCTTCGGGTACGACGAGGTCGTCGGCTCCGACGTGGAGACGGTCCAGGTCCAGCCGTACGACCACTACCGCAAGCTCCTGGCGGACCTGGAGACGGCGGACCGCGCGCGACTGGACCCCCGCTGGTCGGCGGAGTACGCCCCGGCGCTGGCCCGCTTCCCGTGGGCCTTCGCCCGCACCGGACTGATGGCCCTGCCGACGGCGACGGTCCGCGCGCACGGCCTGCTGCTGGACGAGGACTTCCCCGGGTGGGGGCCCGAGGACCAGGAATGGGGCCTGCGGATCTCCCGGACCGGCACGCCGCTGGTGCTGGGTCAGGACGTGTACGGGCTGCACCTGCCGCACCGGCGGGACTTCGCGGCCCAGGACCGGTCGGCGACCCTGAGCAACCGCTACTACCTGGCCAAGTGGCCGCGTCTGGACCTGGAACTGGCCCTGGCCTTCGGCGGCTGGCTGGAGGCGGACCGGCTCTGCCCGGACGCCGAACGCGAACTGGCCCGGGCGTCCGGGGGCCGCTCGCTGGGAGTGGTACGGGCCACCGTCGGCGAGCGGTCCGTCCTGTTCGTCGGGGCGGTTCTCGACGCGTCGGGCGAGGCCGCCGACCCCGAGGTCAGGGCGCTGCTCGGCGGCGGGGCCCGCGCCGAGGTGCTGCCGCTGGCCGGCTTCGCCCTGCCCTTCGCGGACCGCAGCGTGGACGAGTGCCGCGTCCTGGCGCCGGTCGCACGGCTGAGCGAGCGGTACCGGGACGCCGTCCACCGTGAGGCCGAGCGCGTCGCGTGCCGGCTCCTGGTGCCGGCCGGCGCCGCTGACCGCTGA
- a CDS encoding ABC transporter ATP-binding protein, which translates to MKNLAHTARRLFALAWSTDRSRLLKAIALLALGYLATPAVALALRAFTDHLLSGGLAVTLTIGIGIAAALVIELSMGHFAHLYYFEVGEQAESRINSELIGYANATPGVEHLDSSEFADTVALVREELQKLRAHIEALLQLGALAVQLLLTTAILGSLEPWLLLLPVAALPPVLMGRYAQRFIDRSRTDSAQDNRRARHLLHVATTPSSAKEARISGAEPALLRLHDQSWERATRRLWRGQMTGAALRALGQIAFALACYAAIYLVIRQAVRGTVSLGDVVLAITLAVQVNVQVAAALSMLSALQAASYTVQRLETLRTWPTRPARPPRGEGRTVAAVPSRLRRGIRLENVGFTYPGTDRPVLRDVTLDLPAGRTVALVGENGAGKSTLVKLLCGLYEPTHGRILVDGVDLREVPPQRWKARVCALFQDFARLEFTLRENVGAGALDRMHDDQALLAAVRAGGADAVVERVPGGLDGPLGRGYTDGAELSGGQWQSLGLARTALRRRPLLLVLDEPAAALDAAAEHAVFQRYAGSAGEVGDQGGVTLFVSHRFSTVRMADRIVVLDGGTVLESGDHDELVARQGLYADLFALQARSYR; encoded by the coding sequence ATGAAGAACCTCGCGCACACCGCCCGCCGGCTGTTCGCCCTCGCCTGGAGCACCGACCGCAGCCGACTGCTCAAAGCAATCGCCCTGCTGGCCCTGGGCTACCTGGCCACCCCGGCCGTCGCACTCGCCCTGCGCGCCTTCACCGACCACCTCCTGTCCGGCGGCCTGGCGGTCACGCTGACCATCGGGATCGGCATCGCCGCCGCCCTGGTCATCGAGCTGTCCATGGGGCACTTCGCCCACCTCTACTACTTCGAAGTGGGCGAGCAGGCGGAGTCGCGGATCAACTCGGAGCTGATCGGCTACGCCAACGCGACCCCCGGCGTGGAACACCTGGACAGCTCCGAGTTCGCCGACACCGTCGCACTCGTACGCGAGGAGCTGCAGAAACTGCGCGCCCACATCGAGGCGCTGCTCCAGCTCGGCGCGCTCGCCGTACAGTTGCTGCTGACCACCGCGATCCTCGGATCGCTGGAGCCCTGGCTGCTGTTGCTGCCCGTCGCCGCCCTCCCACCGGTCCTCATGGGCCGCTACGCGCAGCGCTTCATCGACCGCTCGCGTACGGACTCGGCACAGGACAACCGGCGGGCCCGCCACCTGCTGCACGTGGCGACCACGCCGTCATCGGCCAAGGAAGCGCGGATATCCGGCGCCGAACCGGCCCTGCTGCGCCTGCACGACCAGAGCTGGGAGCGGGCCACCCGGCGGCTGTGGCGCGGCCAGATGACCGGTGCGGCACTGCGCGCCCTGGGCCAGATCGCCTTCGCCCTCGCCTGCTACGCCGCGATCTACCTGGTGATCCGGCAGGCGGTCCGCGGCACGGTGTCGCTCGGTGACGTCGTCCTGGCCATCACGCTGGCCGTGCAGGTCAACGTCCAGGTCGCCGCCGCACTGAGCATGCTGTCCGCCCTGCAGGCGGCGAGCTACACCGTCCAGCGCCTGGAGACCCTGCGCACCTGGCCGACCCGCCCGGCCCGGCCGCCCCGCGGGGAAGGCCGTACGGTGGCGGCCGTCCCGTCCCGGCTGCGGCGCGGCATCCGCCTGGAGAACGTCGGTTTCACCTATCCGGGCACCGACCGTCCCGTACTGCGCGATGTCACCCTGGACCTGCCGGCCGGCCGCACCGTCGCACTGGTCGGTGAGAACGGCGCCGGCAAGAGCACGCTCGTCAAGCTGCTGTGCGGACTGTACGAGCCCACCCACGGCCGGATCCTGGTCGACGGCGTCGACCTGCGCGAGGTCCCGCCACAGCGGTGGAAGGCCCGCGTCTGCGCACTCTTCCAGGACTTCGCACGGCTGGAGTTCACCCTCCGGGAGAACGTGGGGGCGGGCGCCCTGGACCGGATGCACGACGATCAAGCGCTGCTGGCGGCGGTGCGGGCGGGTGGCGCCGACGCCGTCGTCGAGCGGGTGCCGGGCGGGCTGGACGGCCCGCTGGGACGCGGCTACACCGACGGCGCGGAACTCTCCGGCGGACAGTGGCAGTCCCTCGGGCTCGCCCGCACCGCGCTGCGCCGCCGGCCGCTGCTGCTCGTGCTCGACGAACCGGCCGCGGCCCTGGACGCGGCGGCCGAGCACGCCGTCTTCCAGCGGTACGCCGGATCGGCCGGCGAAGTGGGTGACCAGGGAGGCGTCACGCTGTTCGTCTCACACCGCTTCTCCACCGTACGGATGGCCGACCGGATCGTGGTCCTGGACGGCGGCACCGTCCTGGAGAGCGGGGACCACGACGAGCTGGTCGCCCGCCAGGGGCTGTACGCGGACCTCTTCGCCCTCCAGGCGCGCAGCTACCGGTGA